GAATGGTATCAGGAGTCTGTATTCCAAGCCACTAAACTGGCTCATGACCTGGGCTTTCAGTCTGTAGCTGACGAAAAAAAGGCTGTAGCCGGTAAAATTGCCGGTTTCGTGGATCAGGGGGGGCTGCTGTTTGCAATGTGCTATTCCACTGAAACTCTGGACATAGCTCTTGCCGCTGATGGAATTGACATTGTGCCACCTGAAATTGACGGCACTCCGGTTACTCAGGATTTCAATTCCAAGCTTGATTATACAAAAACACTGGCCTTTGAAGGATTTACCGTTAATCCCGATCCTCAGACAGGTTATATCTCTGATATAGATTACAACCACGCCAACACGCCTGAACGGATCATGGCCCGCCCATTCTCGCTTTTCGATTTTTCAGCCAAATTTGATCCGATCCCCTGCCTGCTGACTCAATGCCACGAGCGGGTGATCAAAGGATTTTTCGGCCTGACTACTTCCTATACGACTCCCAGAGTAAAAAAAGGAACGACCATCCTGGGTAAAGTTGACGACAATTGCGTGAAGTATATTTATGGCAAATTCGGTAAAGGATCGTTCACCTTTTACGCGGGGCATGATCCTGAGGATTACTCGCACGCTGTTTATGATAAATTCACTGATCTTTCCCAGCATCCTGATTCACCTGGATATCGCCTCATCCTCAACAATGTTCTCTTTCCGGCTGCAGAAAAAAAGAAACTTAAAACCTAAAGGTAAAGTGCAAAAGAGGTAAAAATGATTTGGGATTTATGGAAAAATCATCGGCTCTATCTTCCCGGAATACCAGCGATCGCTCAGATCGGGGAATTCCTGCGCAAAACCGATCTGGAGAAATATGCTAAGAAGGAAACCGAACTTGACAACAGAGACTTATTTGTTCTTTTAAATGACTACAGAAC
The nucleotide sequence above comes from Candidatus Wallbacteria bacterium. Encoded proteins:
- a CDS encoding asparagine synthetase B; this encodes MRITESINKLIFCCLLFYACAHAESGKILVPMDSGQSNHLRAYGLTYACLKQGDTAKWLLNYRGGSFLLPNQQSLAEMALKWGITCQIVDSAAEALIYKEISDNNMESIHLEKSPKIAVYTPESAKPWDDAVTLALDYAQIPYTKIYDQDIIAGRLSEFDWLHLHHEDFTSQYSKFYTAFRNAEWYQESVFQATKLAHDLGFQSVADEKKAVAGKIAGFVDQGGLLFAMCYSTETLDIALAADGIDIVPPEIDGTPVTQDFNSKLDYTKTLAFEGFTVNPDPQTGYISDIDYNHANTPERIMARPFSLFDFSAKFDPIPCLLTQCHERVIKGFFGLTTSYTTPRVKKGTTILGKVDDNCVKYIYGKFGKGSFTFYAGHDPEDYSHAVYDKFTDLSQHPDSPGYRLILNNVLFPAAEKKKLKT